The following are encoded in a window of Psychrobacter sp. P11F6 genomic DNA:
- a CDS encoding WG repeat-containing protein has translation MLRRSLSLQQRPLISGFAIAIFAITLFMVPSVQAASCKIPKSYYKNVACTANSGYFLATKDFGAPVALINSKGKSVVDLSRYQKVDASKISAGLLPVLRNGHVGYLNMQGREVVPAMYDVLKEGQGWARPVSNGRIVVKQDGKYGVITTSNKTIVPFSSAISDIDDYQNGVARVRKNQAISWINENGKTTSDLNGSNNEQSTTPRAPASANGNASSSNQTLPNRFTMLQPRQQDGKWGFIDDNNVTMITYSFDEVRPFAEGLAGVRIDENWGFVNLGGELVIPFRFADSGVSAGDLYQGKPAFTFTGGKAWIGNLKNGNKMCIDKEGTGVGCD, from the coding sequence ATGTTGCGACGTTCATTATCCCTACAACAACGACCATTGATATCTGGTTTTGCTATCGCCATCTTTGCTATTACGCTATTTATGGTGCCAAGCGTACAAGCGGCCAGTTGCAAAATTCCAAAAAGTTATTATAAAAACGTGGCTTGTACGGCAAATAGCGGCTATTTTTTGGCGACAAAAGATTTCGGCGCGCCAGTTGCTCTGATTAATAGTAAGGGCAAAAGCGTCGTTGATTTATCACGTTATCAAAAAGTTGATGCCAGTAAGATATCGGCAGGTTTACTGCCTGTACTGCGCAATGGTCATGTCGGTTATCTTAATATGCAAGGTCGTGAAGTAGTGCCTGCGATGTATGATGTGCTTAAAGAAGGACAGGGTTGGGCGCGTCCCGTCTCTAACGGGCGTATCGTGGTAAAGCAGGATGGTAAATATGGGGTCATTACTACTAGTAATAAAACCATCGTGCCGTTTTCGTCCGCGATTAGTGACATTGATGATTACCAAAATGGTGTCGCCCGTGTACGTAAAAATCAAGCAATCAGTTGGATTAATGAAAACGGCAAAACGACCAGTGACCTAAATGGTAGTAACAACGAGCAATCTACGACGCCACGAGCACCTGCCAGCGCTAATGGCAATGCATCCTCATCCAACCAGACACTTCCCAATCGCTTTACGATGCTACAACCGCGTCAGCAAGATGGCAAATGGGGATTTATCGATGACAATAATGTGACCATGATTACCTATTCTTTTGACGAGGTGCGTCCCTTTGCCGAAGGCTTGGCTGGCGTGCGCATCGATGAAAACTGGGGCTTTGTTAATCTTGGTGGCGAGTTGGTGATTCCTTTTCGCTTTGCCGATAGCGGTGTGTCAGCTGGTGATCTTTATCAAGGCAAACCCGCCTTTACCTTTACTGGTGGTAAAGCATGGATTGGTAATCTAAAAAACGGCAATAAAATGTGTATCGACAAAGAGGGCACAGGAGTGGGCTGTGATTAA